aatccctgtttagcccaaACAGGTCAATCAGAacaaaatccagtgattgaatctcgctcaaagcccacacaagatcgaacccaaatttcttccgtgaactacatgaactttcccgccattttgaattttcaaatcgtgaagaagggtgtccccctaaccgtaTGTGGAGTGAaagtagcaaatgcccaactgagagccccttagtaattgggttgccccttaaccaaaatgagagtccgagtaacaaatttccaccggggatgctccgcataatttttcgagccgatttttccaaaattatttatttccaaaaaatacctacaaacacgcaaaataccataataaggacgaaaacaagtactaacaatacagagaattgagaacaaaatagacacatatatgcgtctatcattatgtatttgcaattttcatttttcttaaataaataggttgtggaaaaactaaaaaaaaaaaaagaacataagtattatatcgggtctaagttattatatccaaaatactccggacactgcttctAGTGCCTTGTTTCCTAAAATTCCTTGTTGCATTCTAGACAGTatatgcaacaccaatcatttgcgaagtgagctatttgcgcaagtgtggtcaatgtatcccttgcctgtaataataataacaacacgtcaatttttttcaaggcaTCCAGTTGTgaatggtatgaatctaatagatttgaattatACCTCAATCTTatatatcaccttcttctcacataacatagcaattgaggaaggacatatcttgaccactctttgcataggcagagttagccaaactatgttttgcaattgtcttacgtgaaaattattattaatccatattttagtcagCTCCTACcgaagccgatctaattagtcctatagaaagttagtcttaaatttttgaccttatctcttgaccaaattattgaagtattctcagtcatgttctgctttgtgtgatctacccatctgtgtctactctaccttctaacccagtgaatgaaacctatacatattggTCCGTAATTTTATATTGTTGATTTGTCATCAAGAGGttgcatgatttgagaatgtaaaatataaaaaatattctataaacatcggaggaaaaatttagatttatgatttacagttttttatgatgattttgatgaacaaacagaattttcaaacaaatattttagaatgcaaatacattttcccggtcaataaggttttatatcgggaattgagtgaaagttgttgtctttgtaggtagttgtcgcgaaacaactcgacattgattgtctttcaggaaaaagaatgtaatagtacttgagagagcgataatgttctcttacgcgggtacaccaattgcctttatataatacgggTAATCaaacagtcatgatcatattgtcttatacgttccggtatcaACCTTGAAATATTTagtttttgtccttatcaatcgtgctaaaaacgaccaattacatctttcacaatacaatgttgcatgttttgtgaagattatttttttacttggtcaataaaactcactaaaaagcaaaaactattattgTACACTAccattaccaacacccaccaccataaaaaccatccaccaccactatttcttccaccaatagtaatgttaccgcctccaccatttACAAACACCCGCCACCGCTTATACTAACgctacttccactaccaccattagaattaatatagtttttagtaaaattatttattaataaaattatgtatttatgttagattattaaagggacatttataatagaaatttaattaatcattatgaacaatcaatgagacactaattaataaaacgtttaaaaatggttaagttgaacaaaccccaacggtaaatttatctttgccaaggacaaatcctgaccattCTTTACATAAACAAATCGATAATacataatttcatatgttctgatcttaATTCGTGTCattcgtttagttattacataacatggcaattgattgcaccaattttttaaaatggacatgtgttttatcgagtttattttaacattagaatgatcaaccacgttttataatttataatataacgttacacATTTTGTGGCGTTAtgaaattagcataatatgtttttgttcaccaatacccgccaccaccataaaactATATGAATCCActttttttatccaccaccatCAAGTggcggagccaagggttgactaacctggctctaaccccttaaatttttaataaatacataatttttttagtttattttataaatagtacttgtccatatatttttatggtttagtccaccaaagtttacatgtttttttttaaaaaaaaaatataggcctcctcaatgtcaatttttgattccaccactgccaccatcactgccgcccaTCCCAttaggttgttggacgcaattctaattttcaatcacaaatgccatgtatgaggtttagattgaacaaaatttcgtcaattgattagtttcattattttttttccgtttatatattcttttttgtattgcaatcaattttattttaacattaaaaaatcatgatttatacgatatagtatcaaagataacaggggtaccatttgggtgatccaactacgatcatgaaaatattgtcttgtatgatatcatccctgaaatatatggtaccttcctttatcaaaagtgttaaaaacaaccgaccacatcttccacactacggtgctatcgatgttgtaacgacaacataaaattaatattatcCATCACTACTCGTCAGCATTtaccgtcactacttcttccaccacaaaccaggggcggagccaggattttgaggagaGAGGGaaattcttggcaagttggatacatgaaaaatggactttgtatcccattttacgataaaagaacaacaataaatataattgtgcttggctccgcccttaaccaccactaatctttcaaCCTCCatctcttctactactcattgtcaGAGAAAAtatctattgatattatttatcaaaattacttattaatagaaataaatattacaattaattaagaaaacatatataattaaaaaatgattagtcatttattatgagcaattagtgaaacactaattaataaaacaatttataatgaatagattatttattatgtgcaattagtgaaacactaattaataaagcaattatggtatttaagttgaacaaaccaccactgttgatttatcttttctatcaattccaaccaaggtggaacactggttagaggccactcttatgactcaataggtcatgagttcgaacctccccgttataatttttgaaatttcATATCTTGAtttgagtattcatttttcattcataatattggaattaatgccacaactttgttttgtactaatgataTAAGATAAGATTTCCTACATTGGATATATTATGGTAGCACGTGTAGGCAAATACTACTCGGCTCAATATAGATTATACTTGACCCAAACTACAAGAAAACTTTAAATAGCGGACCAAAACCATCCGGTTATACGAAAAAGTGGTCGACCAAGTTTAAGGCAACATAGGTTTTCAATATACACAAAATTTAGTCAATTTCTTTTTTGCCCATAAATATTTCTAACTAGAAAAATATTTGGTCGTCCAATTTCTTTCTAAATGCATCATAACAAGTTCAGAAATACGTAATAAGCAATGTATATGAACCCACACCATTTTGGGAACCAAAAAAGGAAGTTAGATACGATGTACATAAACCAtaaagttagatacgatataatCAACCAAAAAAGTAAGTTATATACGACGTACATACAATGTATGTGATCCCCCTTGACTAATTCCTCGGAAGTCGGAACAACACTTTGAAAAAGCCATAAAGTCTTTCTTGAACTGCTTTAAATATGCTTCAACGATACATGGGGGACTTAATTTTGCAATGTAAAGGTTCCCCTTATTACTCTTATCATTCCCTGTACGAACCTGTATGAAGAAGTTAAATTGATACAATCAGAATACTTTAGCTAACTGATAAAAATATACTAGTACTGTACTAACATTCACCTGAGATAACCAGTGGAAACTGTAGGAAGAATGAACAAAGTGAGTAGAGTCACTAGGAAAAATCCTACAACAAAATGTGTCGGGCACTCCTGCAACAAAACATTGTCCGGATGCGTCTTCTTTGGTTTTTCTTAGTTCGTCATGAAAACTTTCTACGTACTTGAAAAGTGTGTTAAAGTCATTCCTGGGAAGATCATTAAGAAACACTAGGATCTCTAACATAACGCTGTCAGATTCGCGACATTCCTCATGAATAGTATCTAACAGATAAGAAACGACCAACAATGCATTGGGTCCAGATGAACAGCCTAAATCCGTGATGCATAAACTCTTCAGCTTCTCAGTTGCAGACATGGTAGTACTATAAAACTTCGATAATACGTCTAGTATTGCTTTCTCTACAGTGGatttgttttatatatatatttcttctgTTCATTCATGTaaaacaacaaaaccaaataaggTTTAAAAGTCTTCATGCTTCATACGTAAGTAATAGACAATGAGAGTTAGAGTCTGCAGAGAAACCTGAGCTGATGAGTTGGAAGCATAACTAGTTTCCGACAATTCCCTCATTCATGTGAAGATGTTGAGTGAGCTGTCCATCGATTGTTCATTGCAGGGCCGTCTTAGGGGTAGGCGATCTAGGAGGTCTCCTAGGGCCCCAAATTGTTGAGGGCCTAAAAATATATGGTTTACAAGTGAATTACTAACAGTCGAATAATGTTACTAAATAATTTCGTTACAGCTACTAATATAACAGACAGATGTAGAAACTGTAATTGTTACAAACTGTTTTGTAACAACCAAAAGCAACTCTTAGTATATGTTAGTTATCAATTTTGGGATGCTAAATTGGAAGTGTACGACCCGAAATCTAACCTAAAAAAccggagaaaaaaaaatcaacggTCTTCGGCTACCAAGTTAATTCTAAATTATCGCTTTTAGTATTATGCAAAGttatatcaaaaacaaaaatattgtctATGTTTTTGACTTAGTATCACATAAAAATGCCTCAAAATTGAAGTTCACCTAGGGCACTCCGAAACTGTAAGATGACCCTGGTTCCCTAGAAGGACTTCTGATTCTTCTTAGTAGGAGGCCAATAATGTTTTTCTCACTATATTTCATAATCAGGTTTTGTCCTCTTTATATAATCATTTAGGATTATAAGAATGTAAGGATGGGCCAATAATGTTTTTCTCACTATCTTTCATTTCTCAAttatttttctcctttctctTCTTTCGTTCATCCTTGCATAACAATTGTTCACTGAATCAGAACGCTACCAAGATTAAGATGGTGAACATTATCAAAACCCACTGAGCAAagtcaaaataaaacaaatatccATCAAAATTCACTTGTACGAAGTCTGAAccgaaaactgttagagcattgctcggtggaactcgcaagcgttgctatctcaagcttgtttgacaagtttaggtgatcaaaactataagtcttgatttctagtctacttatagctatgtctcggtttaggatagaatgtgtagctgcgctttagacttcacgagattcatcgattgaagacgaagatctactgaggagaggttggaggaacttcatcaacaaaaggtatgtggagactaaaacttatcaatcactcagaagtctattatattctatctcctaatgagaatAAATCATATAGATATATGgatttttatattatacacatttgatatttcgagctgagtttatctcggttatctttttctctaaatatgtgttgaaagctttttgctttagctacgttcatcatattcttgacgagtttagttgcaaactaaataataagtcaaaagatgatcatgtgaaaattgccttgaaacatcttacatgatttgtgtgagacaatcatttgatgtcgactcggaaagtttcttattgatcattcgatcacttgaaaattacttataagctaatagtttgtgtgagacaactattgtcgtcttataaggatgtttcaatgattgaaatgggagtttgggACAAAAATATTTgtctggatatatcacagtatgcgtacctcatatgcaaactgttttggtatgattcaggcccgggaaccttgtttgcatacctagtatgtgaacggtttgaactgttgaagtccaggaaccaagtttgcataccagtatggaaCGGTTCTACCTAAGTTAAGGTCCGGAACAACAGTATGCATACTCATTCGCAAACTGTTGTACAAGACCAAAGtctggaagctatagtttgcataCCTAGTGGTTTAACttttaaaatcggttaagtatgttttcatactcatgaacaaatacatttatgaattaaggaatgcaatctttgcaaaccgcgacttagtgttcatgaattggctcttacgaatcaatccaattttgattcaattggttcatatatgtTTCTATGAGAtactgaacaattgaacaactctatgtggaacacaattagattcatatgattatctttcatgattgattgatctagaagtgttagatgaatgtggttaagtaaAAGTGGATAACTTCGGTCaaatgttattgagccaactcaatatatacgtttaggtacggtaacccatatctaaacgtgtatgggtgagatcaggtaagggaatcaagtgcacagaatccgacgtggttcaagaggcgtaaggaatgcgactgtaccttaatcggtgtgagacttggttagggctcaactacattacagtctGAAGTTAagttgtagtaggttagtgtctgtagcgacttaatacaatgtggtgttcaaatctggactaggacctggggcttttctgcatttgcggtttcctcgttaacaaaacttctggtgtctgtgttatttcttttccgcattatatttgtttatataacggAAATATCACAGAATGTGCGTGTTTCAATCAATTTGTAAACTCGACCTTgttgttggatataaattgattgacacttgggcattgatctttggtaccgtccaagttatttctcatattaatcgggctcacatatttctatctgttcgattgcaaattttatggagaaattgagatacaactctttgatatatttcttggttgagctcgctttataagctggtgctcctggaattaaattggagttagtccatacagattgctgaacgaATTATCGGGTGTGGttattatacccccgctttttcaagtacaCCGGTGTAAATACATACGACAACTGCGAGAAGGGAAAAAGATTCATTTCTGCGGGTGGTGGAGTCTGAAATTATACTGCATTTCACATTCAAAGAAAGCAAGATGGAAATGAAGCCTAGGTTTTTTCCTACAGAAGAAAAGACATACCATACTGCAAGAAAAAGTTATCCTTCTcataaggctaagtcctatggtgtactaatctagcagctagattagcagtccacgtcaggtaggaaaacctcctaagtcctatggtgtgctaatctagcagctagattaacaGTCCACGtcagcgctgtttggttcagcatAACCAATCTCAGCCGCCAGATAAGAAAAAATCTAGATgcgttgaaccattcagcgaaaaggtgatttttgtggcgctgaaccattcaacgcAACTATCTCGCTGCTAGTTCACATGCGAGCAAATGATAGGAGAGaaactagtgttaacaaatagacaacaccttttttttttgaattgcaacactttTTTGGCTAATCTAGCCTATAGGACTTAGCCTAACCCAGCCTACAACCAAGAAGGGCGAATTTCTTGGTATGGTTTGGGTTCGGTTCTGGTTCTGGTTTGGGTAGTGCCCGTGCTTCAAATAATATCACGCCTAAACCTTCAcaaaattttatgttttcttcttcaaaataattTTCCTGAAAGATTAAAACCCTAACTCTCTTTCCacagacaaaatcacaaaatcCCCATTGCCGATTACTATTTCATTTttaaaccctaacaaattttAATGGATTAAGCATGGCAAGAAAGAGGGAGACAAACATCAGTCATTTGGTTGGAGTAAAGAGTTTAGGGTTGATGAAAATTAATCATTGAGGTACTGGTTCTGCGAGTATTCCCtcacaaaaaaatatatttgtgaGCCCGGATTACATAATTATAAACTGGTAATTCATTAAGTTTTTGGCAGTAATATCCATATCATTCCGTCGAGTTATGAGTTTCATTTATAAGTAACCTTTCTGTGAACCTAAGTGTTAATGACATTGTGTTAGTGAGCAACATATGTAGATTACTTTTATTCTGTCTTTGTATCATTAATTCAACTATATTTCCTTTTAAATCGTGCATTTTGTCagtgacttgaacttatttgaATGGTGTTGAGTGCACTGTAATGACTTATTTCGCTTATACCTGGGAGTCGAATAAGCATATGCaggcaaaataaaaaaattgaagagGAAAGTGCACTGAAGTTTGTCTTAAACCGTCAATAAATTTCACAATCAGGCATAGTTCTCCGTGATAGCCAACAATTTTCATGTTCCATTCTGTCATTAACTGCAACCTACCTAATTGTTTATCATCAACAAGCTACTTTTCCACCTCCATAGAAAGGATAAATGAGCAGTTACCTTGCAGGCTACAACCAGGATCCAGAACAATGATTCGGTTGGCAGCTAGAGTTTTGATATCTTCCTCTATATGGATGAGTTTGCACTTATTCACAAACTTCATGCCTACTTCCACAGTTGTATCAAGCTCCCATTTTGGTCAACTCTGATTCTGTTTGATATAAGTTTCATCATTTCCGTCTAATGATAACAATGACatcgatatatatatatttaagctTTATTCCATAGCAAACACTAGCTCAATTGTATTAGCTCTGTAAACAGTCACTAATATTAAGAAGTATTATTGATCGATGTGTCATTCCTTATCCTTCAGTACCATTTTTTTCCCTATCATTGGCATCTCGATATACCCGAGGGAAGAATGCATTGCTCGTTTTTTTATAAGTATTGTCAGCTGTCCATGCTTTGCTCGTTTTTTTATCAACGATCAGCTCGCAGGTGTATAAGCTTTTGAAGCTCTCTGGGTAGATACACAATGATAGCCATTTACTGTTTAAAACCATAGGTCGTTAATTGCCTGCATAGAAGGCTCTAGTTCTTCTGGTAAAGAATCCTTAACTCACAGTGTTATCAGCTGGCCATGCTTTGCTCGTTGCTTTCAACATCCAGCTCTCATGTGAAAAAGCATTTGAAGCCCTCTGAGCCTTTCACTGTTTTAACATCATAGGTTGTTATGGCTGCATATATAAACTTCTGGTCATTGTAGTAATGCTGGTCTATATGACCAGAAGAAATGCCATAGTAATATTGGAGATGCCTCTCGGAGATGGTTGAACACACCTTAGTTCTCTCATAGCATTGATTGTCCAAATAAATGTGAATTGACCATGTAATATTATAAAATCAGGTTTGATGTTTCGTAGTTATGGCTGAAACCAGATGGAAATTTACTAATAGTTTTGGAGGAATGGGGTGCTAATCATCTTTTTTAGAGAGAACTGTTGGAAGTGTTTGTGCCGATGTTTTTGAATGGAAACAAATGGTAGTGAACCATCAAAGGCAAGTTTCAGTAAAAGATATAAAACCTAGGGCTCGTTTTAGGTGAGCATGTATATCAGCGGGGAGGTGCAGTCTGCACGTCTAGTGTTGTTTGTAGAATGTAGGAATTACcggctagtccagttctagcagactcagttaatggctagtccatccgtggaaaagatttactatctagtccaaaaacatgtttttggactagattatttactctctagtccaaaaactttgtggagactataaagtgtattttataaattccaaaaacacccttccaggtctaattagtatcaacacatgtaaatgttattaGTAGTATGTTAATAAATACTAGTAATAtgaatacggtgatactacatattaatatgtactgtactagtagtaacaaaagtATCTTATTCAATTTGTTTGTGGGTTCATTTGTGGATGAAATGATTAATGATAATTTTGCAGCTGTGAACTGTTTTCTGATGAGAATTTCAATTTGTTTCCAGACATCGAACACTGTATCCTACCATCCCTCGTCTATGCCACTTTAAGTGCCTTTGTATCTTTTACGTGCAAGTATGCTGAACTGATGTTACTGTATTTGTTCTCTTTTGGTTCTTATTTACATGGGTTGGTCACGTTTTATTTTTCAGGTGTGCTCTTGTGGAGGTTAACGCATGTGCTTGTGTGCATTGCAACTGGTCGTTACTCTTCTTGGCTGTAGGTTATGTATTCTCCTCTGGCAAGTAAACTGTCCCTGTTTTGgaataaataaatgaaatttaATAAAGTAGtaagaaggaaggaaaatttaagAGCTATGTAGGGTAAACCGAAGTAGTGCACAACAAGTTTTTCTTCCCACTGCTGCATTTCAAGTGGCACTCAGTAGTGTTTGTAATATGCTGCTTTTTATGTCTTGTACACTTTAATCACTATAATTTAACTATCCCGATTCATATTTCTAAACAGGAATTAGAATGGTGTGGGTTTTTGAGATCGTTATGTTAATTAGGCAAGTCACTTTTTCACTCTGTTAAATGAGCGGTGAGAGGATGATTGTCTATGGCAGAGAAAGGATGTTGAGTAGATGATCACTCCATAATGGGAGCGCAAGACAGAGGAGAAGAAACTGTAGAATATAAATCCATATATCGCCACTAACTTTTTCAATTTTTGAATGAAAGACATACTACTACCGTTAGATTCTCTTTGTAAGCAATGTCTTCAATTCTGAATGAAAGATGTACATTTTTTTCACTTATTTATGCAGCTTATGATTCAGGGACAACTTTTCCCCCCTTTGTCATGGAGATAACCAAGTTAGTGTACTCGGTTTTCTCTTTGGTTGCGTAGCTTGCAACATTCTCCCTGTACCTGCAGAACAATTCATCGATTATCTCCTCCCCGAAGTGACTCACCAGTAACGATTCAGACACAGCTCTAATGCACTTAGCTGTGTCATAGCTACTTCTGTACTTCTCTGTCACTGAACTTCTATCTTCGCGAGAATCACTTCCGTCCCAGTTCACATTATATGCATGTAGTTGATCAACCATGAAGGAACCTTCACTCTGAATTACCGCCTGCACTTCCTCAGGGGATGGAAAGTAAATTGGAAAGTTAAAGGAATCTAGTTTCTCTTCTTCAACCATTCCCTGCATGAGAATAATATGGTTCATAATTTAGTAATGTTTTGATTTAGGTTAAGAGAACCTCGGCATCCTTGACGGTGAAAAAGAACTGCTGCAATGGCATCGTTGACAGTGAAAAAAAACCCTGCTGCAATGGCATGTTAGTATCTGTGTACCTTTGTAATCATATCCTTGAATGCAGTGACTAATAGATCCCATACACTGCAACACTCTTTACTGGTAGGATCTGAATTTCTCCTTCCCGAAAGTGTCAACACCATTCTTCCTCCATCAACTAATTCCACAGAGCGACACTTcagaaaaaccataaaatctGTGTTGAACTGCTCCAAGTATGCTTCAACAACAGATGGTGGACTTGATTTTGAAATATATAAGTTTCCCTTGTTGCTCTGTTCGATCCCTTGAGGAACCTATTGGAAGACATTTTAATTAGTCAACTTCAATAAACAGAAATAAGTTTAGC
This is a stretch of genomic DNA from Papaver somniferum cultivar HN1 chromosome 1, ASM357369v1, whole genome shotgun sequence. It encodes these proteins:
- the LOC113288688 gene encoding salicylate carboxymethyltransferase-like, giving the protein MDQVTQHLHMNAGIAETSYASNSSAQKNSIYKTKAVVEEVILDVLSKFHGSAISTTAKLKSICIADLGCSSGPNALLDTIHNKYRKSDSIMPEILVFLNDLPGNDFNTLFKNLESFQDELRETNGDGFGPCFVTGTPGTFYGRLFPRGSLHFVHSSYSLHCLYKVPQGIEQSNKGNLYISKSSPPSVVEAYLEQFNTDFMVFLKCRSVELVDGGRMVLTLSGRRNSDPTSKECCSVWDLLVTAFKDMITKGMVEEEKLDSFNFPIYFPSPEEVQAVIQSEGSFMVDQLHAYNVNWDGSDSREDRSSVTEKYRSSYDTAKCIRAVSESLLVSHFGEEIIDELFCRYRENVASYATKEKTEYTNLVISMTKGGKVVPES